The following are encoded together in the Weissella soli genome:
- a CDS encoding DNA-directed RNA polymerase subunit beta — MHSLPNRSEVENLVGTLVKYGKHRVRRSYARIKEVLDLPNLIEIQTDSYNWFLDEGLREMFLDILPIDDYQGKLSLEFVDYKLLEPKYTVEEARNHDANYSAPLHVTLRLTNNETGEIKDQDVFFGDFPLMTPGGTFIINGAERVIVSQLVRSPGVYYHEELDKNGRPQFGTTFIPNRGAWLEYETDAKGLSYVRIDRTRKLPITELVRALGYGSDSEVMQILGGEAYDSIALTLEKDVHKDTNDSRVEEALKDIYEKLRPGEPKTADSSRSLLTARFFDPKRYDLAPVGRYKMNKKLSLKTRLKDLTLAETLADPETGEIVLEKGAVLDKKNMAILAPYLDRKDFKTTTYTPVEEGVVTTPMTLQTILVESPEDPEKALPIIGNGHIDAKERTIQPADIIAGMNYFLNLPLGIGSADDIDHLGNRRIRRVGELLQNTFRIGLSRMERVVRDRMTTNDSDTITPQQLINIRPVVAAVKEFFGSSQLSQFMDQTNPLGELTNKRRLSALGPGGLTRDRAGFEVRDVHYTHYGRMDPIETPEGPNIGLINSLATYGRVNKYGFIETPYRRVSWEDHKVTNKIDYLTADEEDNYIVAQGNSVLNDDGSFATETVLAREGEENIEVSIDKVDYMDVSPKQMVAVATAAIPFLENDDSNRALMGANMQRQAVPLVDPHAPLIGTGIEYKAAHDAGVAIIAAHPGTVEYVDGREIRVRREDGSLDNYKLMKFRRSNAGKNYNQRPIVKVGDAVDEDEVLADGPAMEQGELALGQNPLIAFMTWQGYNFEDAIIINERLIRDDVYTSIHIEEYESEARDTKLGPEEFTRELPNTGEKQLKDLDERGIIRIGAEVEDGDILVGKVTPKGVTELSAEERLLHAIFGEKAREVRDTSLRVPHGGGGVVQDVRIFTRENGDELSPGVNMMVRVYIAQRRKIQVGDKMAGRHGNKGTVSVIVPSEDMPFMPDGTPIDIMLSPMGVPSRMNIGQVLELHLGMAARELGIHISSPVFDGARDTDIWAALKEAGLPADGKSVLYDGRTGEAFDKRVAVGIMHYMKLAHMVDDKMHARSIGPYSLVTQQPLGGKAQFGGQRFGEMEVWALEAYGAAHTLQEILTYKSDDVVGRTKTFEAIVKGEQIPKPGVPESFRVLVKELQALGLDMKVLDIDDREIELRDMDEDDSVINIEAATAQAQRLAEEFNNTDESAPTTGSVEK; from the coding sequence ATGCACAGTTTGCCAAATCGAAGTGAGGTGGAAAACTTGGTAGGAACACTAGTTAAGTACGGTAAGCACCGTGTTCGTCGTAGTTACGCGCGCATCAAGGAAGTCCTTGATTTGCCTAACTTGATTGAAATTCAAACGGACTCATACAATTGGTTCTTGGATGAAGGATTGCGTGAAATGTTCTTGGACATTTTGCCAATCGATGATTACCAAGGCAAGTTGTCATTGGAATTCGTTGATTATAAGTTGTTGGAGCCTAAATATACGGTAGAAGAAGCACGTAACCATGATGCAAACTACTCTGCTCCGCTGCACGTTACGTTACGTTTGACTAATAATGAAACTGGTGAAATCAAAGACCAAGATGTGTTCTTCGGTGATTTTCCATTAATGACTCCTGGTGGAACTTTCATCATTAACGGAGCCGAGCGTGTTATCGTTTCACAATTGGTTCGTTCACCTGGTGTGTACTACCACGAAGAGTTGGACAAGAATGGTCGGCCACAATTTGGCACGACTTTTATTCCAAACCGTGGTGCATGGTTGGAATATGAAACTGATGCCAAGGGCTTAAGCTACGTTCGTATCGATCGTACGCGTAAGTTGCCAATCACCGAATTGGTACGTGCCTTGGGATACGGTTCAGATTCAGAAGTGATGCAAATCTTGGGTGGAGAAGCCTATGATTCAATTGCCTTAACTTTGGAAAAAGACGTGCACAAGGATACGAATGATTCACGAGTTGAAGAAGCTTTGAAGGACATCTACGAAAAGTTGCGTCCAGGTGAGCCTAAGACAGCTGATTCATCACGTTCCCTCTTGACTGCTCGTTTCTTCGATCCAAAGCGTTATGATTTGGCACCAGTTGGTCGTTATAAGATGAACAAGAAGTTGTCATTGAAGACGCGTTTGAAGGATTTGACGTTGGCTGAAACCTTGGCTGATCCTGAAACTGGTGAAATTGTCTTGGAAAAGGGCGCTGTGCTTGATAAAAAGAACATGGCCATCTTGGCACCATATTTGGATCGCAAAGATTTCAAGACAACTACTTATACACCAGTTGAAGAAGGTGTTGTTACAACACCAATGACTTTGCAGACTATCTTAGTTGAGTCTCCTGAAGACCCAGAAAAGGCTTTGCCAATCATTGGTAATGGCCACATTGATGCGAAGGAACGGACAATCCAACCTGCTGACATCATCGCTGGTATGAATTACTTCTTGAACTTGCCATTGGGCATTGGTTCAGCTGATGATATCGACCACTTGGGTAATCGTCGTATCCGTCGTGTCGGTGAATTGTTGCAAAACACATTCCGGATTGGTTTGAGCCGAATGGAGCGTGTTGTTCGTGATCGTATGACGACCAACGATTCGGACACTATCACACCACAACAATTAATTAACATCCGTCCGGTTGTGGCGGCTGTTAAGGAATTCTTCGGTTCATCACAATTGTCACAATTCATGGACCAAACGAATCCTTTGGGAGAATTGACGAACAAGCGTCGTCTTTCAGCCCTTGGACCTGGTGGATTGACTCGTGATCGTGCCGGATTCGAAGTTCGAGATGTTCACTATACGCACTATGGTCGTATGGATCCAATCGAAACGCCTGAAGGACCTAACATCGGGTTGATTAATTCATTGGCAACTTATGGCCGTGTTAACAAGTACGGTTTCATTGAGACACCATACCGTCGTGTTTCATGGGAAGATCATAAAGTTACCAACAAGATTGATTACCTAACCGCCGATGAAGAAGATAACTACATCGTTGCGCAAGGTAACTCAGTTTTGAATGACGATGGTTCTTTTGCTACCGAGACTGTTTTGGCTCGTGAAGGTGAAGAAAACATCGAAGTTTCAATCGATAAGGTTGACTACATGGACGTTTCGCCTAAGCAAATGGTTGCCGTTGCCACGGCTGCGATTCCTTTCTTGGAAAACGACGACTCAAATCGTGCCTTGATGGGTGCTAACATGCAACGTCAAGCGGTTCCTTTGGTTGATCCACATGCACCATTGATTGGTACTGGTATCGAATATAAGGCTGCCCACGACGCGGGTGTTGCGATCATCGCTGCCCACCCAGGTACGGTTGAATACGTTGACGGTCGTGAAATTCGCGTTCGTCGTGAAGATGGTTCTTTGGATAACTACAAGTTGATGAAGTTCCGTCGTTCAAACGCTGGTAAGAACTATAACCAACGGCCAATCGTTAAGGTTGGGGATGCTGTTGATGAAGATGAAGTTTTGGCTGATGGACCAGCAATGGAACAAGGTGAATTGGCCTTGGGTCAAAACCCATTAATTGCCTTCATGACTTGGCAAGGATATAACTTCGAAGATGCCATCATCATCAATGAACGTTTGATCCGTGATGACGTTTATACTTCAATTCACATTGAGGAATATGAATCGGAGGCGCGTGATACAAAGCTTGGCCCTGAAGAATTCACTCGCGAATTGCCAAACACTGGTGAGAAGCAATTGAAGGATTTGGACGAGCGCGGTATCATCCGCATCGGTGCTGAAGTTGAAGATGGTGACATTTTGGTTGGTAAGGTAACCCCTAAGGGAGTAACCGAACTATCAGCTGAAGAGCGTTTGCTACATGCCATCTTTGGTGAGAAGGCGCGTGAAGTTCGTGACACGTCATTGCGTGTTCCTCACGGTGGTGGCGGTGTCGTTCAAGACGTCCGTATCTTCACTCGTGAAAATGGTGATGAATTGTCTCCAGGTGTTAACATGATGGTTCGTGTCTACATTGCACAACGTCGTAAGATTCAAGTCGGTGACAAGATGGCCGGTCGTCATGGTAACAAGGGTACCGTTTCTGTCATTGTTCCTTCAGAAGACATGCCATTCATGCCAGATGGAACACCTATCGACATTATGTTGTCACCAATGGGTGTGCCATCACGTATGAACATCGGTCAAGTTTTGGAATTGCACTTGGGAATGGCTGCGCGTGAGCTGGGCATTCACATTTCATCTCCAGTCTTTGACGGTGCTCGTGACACGGATATCTGGGCAGCCTTGAAGGAAGCTGGTTTGCCAGCTGATGGAAAGTCTGTCTTGTATGATGGTCGTACTGGTGAAGCCTTCGATAAGCGTGTTGCCGTGGGTATTATGCATTACATGAAGTTGGCCCACATGGTTGACGACAAGATGCACGCCCGTTCAATTGGACCTTACTCATTGGTTACACAACAACCATTGGGTGGTAAGGCTCAATTCGGTGGTCAACGTTTCGGTGAAATGGAAGTTTGGGCCCTTGAAGCCTATGGTGCCGCACATACGTTGCAAGAAATTCTGACTTATAAGTCAGATGACGTTGTCGGACGTACGAAGACATTTGAGGCGATTGTTAAGGGTGAACAAATTCCTAAGCCAGGGGTACCTGAGTCATTCCGTGTGCTTGTGAAGGAATTGCAAGCGCTTGGTTTGGACATGAAGGTCTTGGATATTGACGATCGTGAAATTGAATTGCGCGACATGGATGAAGATGACTCAGTTATCAATATCGAAGCCGCTACTGCACAAGCGCAACGTTTGGCAGAAGAATTCAACAACACTGATGAATCAGCCCCAACGACTGGTTCAGTTGAAAAATAA
- the rpoC gene encoding DNA-directed RNA polymerase subunit beta' has translation MIDVNKFESMQIGLASPDKIRSWSYGEVKKPETINYRTLKPEKDGLFDERIFGPTKDYECACGKYKRIRYKGIVCDRCGVEVTSSKVRRERMGHIELAAPVSHIWYFKGIPSRMGLVLDMSPRSLEEVIYFASYVVTKSGDTPLQEKQLLSEREYRELKAQYGTAFEAGMGAEAVQTLLANVDLEKEVEELKAQLREATGQKRVRSVRRLDIIEAFVVSGNKPEWMVLDVIPIIPPDLRPMVQLEGGRFATSDLNDLYRRVINRNNRLKRLLELNAPGIIVQNEKRMLQEAVDALIDNGRRGRPVTGPGNRPLKSLSHMLKGKQGRFRQNLLGKRVDYSGRSVIDVGPFLKMNQMGLPRPMALELFKPFLMRELIKRDLAANIRAAKRKIDDRDEDVMDVLEDVIKEHPVLLNRAPTLHRLGIQAFEPVLVSGKAMRLHPLVTEAYNADFDGDQMAIHVPLSDEAQAEARLLMLAAGHILAPKDGTPIVAPSQDMVIGNYYLTTEEAGREGEGMIFKDINEARTAFQNKYVHLHTRVGVQTSSFPDTKPFTPEQRNRIMVTTVGKLFFNDILPIGFPYLNEPTEANLHGTDDKFFLEPGQDIREYLANNSIVAPFKKGYLSDIIAEVYKQYKVTETSLLLDRMKDLGYDESTKSGLTVGVADVTDLGETKTMIVTEAHKQVAAVAKQFRRGLITDDERYARVIDIWNKAKDDVTDELIKSFEPDNNIFMMSDSGARGNISNFTQLAGMRGLMAAPNGKIMELPIIANFREGLSVLEMFFSTHGARKGMTDTALKTADSGYLTRRLVDVAQDVIIREIDCGTDRGLDVSAIMNGNEVIESLYDRILGRYAQKAVIDPTTGEVIVAHNGMIDEDTAKRIIAAGITTVNIRSAFTCNTEHGVCVFDYGRNLATGDIVEVGEAVGTVAAQSIGEPGTQLTMRNFHTGGVAGGADITMGLPRVQEIFEARNPKGRAEISKVTGEVVSIEENPADRTKEVKIVGNGDEEVYTLPINSRMKVAEGDHIHRGTEINDGSIDPKELIQVRDTLATENYIVRSVQQVYRLQGIEISDKHIEVMARQMLRKVRVMDPGETDLLPGTLMDIAQFRDANKETLLNGGLPATARPVLLGITKASLETNSFLSAASFQETTRVLTDAAIRGKNDPLVGLKENVIIGKLIPAGTGMTEYRQVKPEVVADPVVVATEEGSKIPSIADIENSMNL, from the coding sequence TTGATTGATGTCAATAAGTTTGAAAGCATGCAAATCGGTCTAGCATCGCCAGACAAGATTCGCAGCTGGTCGTATGGTGAAGTTAAGAAGCCTGAGACAATCAACTACCGTACACTCAAGCCCGAAAAAGACGGTTTGTTTGATGAACGCATTTTTGGTCCAACAAAAGACTACGAATGTGCGTGTGGTAAGTACAAGCGTATCCGTTATAAGGGTATCGTTTGTGACCGTTGTGGAGTCGAAGTAACTTCATCTAAGGTACGCCGTGAGCGTATGGGTCACATCGAGTTGGCCGCTCCCGTTTCACATATCTGGTACTTCAAGGGAATCCCATCACGTATGGGATTGGTCTTGGACATGTCACCACGTTCATTGGAAGAAGTTATCTACTTCGCATCATACGTGGTTACTAAGTCAGGTGACACACCACTTCAAGAAAAGCAATTATTGTCAGAACGTGAATACCGTGAGTTGAAGGCCCAATATGGTACTGCCTTTGAAGCTGGTATGGGTGCAGAAGCTGTCCAAACGTTGTTGGCAAATGTTGACCTTGAAAAGGAAGTTGAAGAACTTAAAGCACAATTGCGCGAGGCCACTGGCCAAAAGCGTGTGCGTTCAGTACGTCGTTTGGACATCATTGAAGCCTTCGTTGTTTCTGGTAACAAACCAGAATGGATGGTTTTGGATGTTATCCCAATTATTCCTCCTGATTTGCGTCCTATGGTGCAATTAGAAGGTGGCCGTTTTGCAACTTCAGATTTGAACGACTTGTACCGTCGAGTAATCAACCGTAACAACCGTTTGAAACGTTTGTTAGAGTTGAATGCACCTGGTATCATCGTGCAAAACGAAAAGCGTATGTTGCAAGAAGCGGTTGACGCTTTGATTGATAACGGTCGTCGTGGCCGTCCAGTTACTGGTCCAGGTAACCGGCCATTGAAGTCATTGTCACACATGTTGAAGGGTAAGCAAGGACGTTTCCGTCAAAACTTGCTTGGTAAGCGTGTTGACTATTCAGGTCGTTCAGTTATCGACGTTGGTCCATTCTTGAAGATGAACCAAATGGGCTTGCCACGTCCAATGGCTTTGGAGTTATTCAAGCCATTCTTGATGCGTGAGTTGATCAAGCGTGATTTGGCTGCCAATATCCGTGCGGCTAAGCGTAAGATCGATGACCGTGACGAAGATGTTATGGACGTTTTGGAAGACGTTATCAAGGAGCACCCAGTTCTTTTGAACCGTGCGCCAACGTTGCACCGTTTGGGAATTCAAGCGTTTGAGCCTGTCTTGGTTTCAGGTAAGGCGATGCGTTTGCACCCACTGGTTACAGAAGCCTATAACGCCGATTTCGACGGTGACCAAATGGCCATTCACGTGCCTTTGTCAGATGAAGCTCAAGCCGAAGCACGTTTGCTGATGCTTGCTGCAGGTCACATCTTGGCACCTAAGGATGGAACACCAATCGTTGCCCCTTCTCAAGACATGGTTATCGGTAACTACTACCTAACTACTGAAGAAGCCGGCCGTGAAGGTGAAGGCATGATCTTTAAGGACATCAACGAAGCGCGGACTGCGTTCCAAAACAAGTATGTGCACTTGCACACACGTGTGGGTGTTCAAACATCATCATTCCCTGATACAAAGCCATTCACACCTGAACAACGTAACCGCATTATGGTAACAACAGTTGGTAAGTTGTTCTTTAACGACATCTTGCCAATCGGGTTCCCATACTTGAATGAACCAACTGAAGCTAATTTACATGGTACTGACGACAAGTTCTTCTTGGAGCCCGGACAAGACATCCGCGAGTATCTAGCTAACAATAGCATCGTGGCGCCATTTAAGAAGGGTTATCTCTCAGATATCATCGCTGAAGTCTACAAGCAATATAAAGTTACTGAAACGTCATTGCTATTGGACCGGATGAAGGACTTGGGATATGACGAATCAACTAAGTCAGGTTTGACCGTCGGTGTTGCCGACGTGACTGACTTGGGTGAGACAAAGACAATGATTGTCACCGAAGCACACAAGCAAGTTGCAGCTGTCGCAAAGCAATTCCGTCGTGGATTGATTACTGATGACGAGCGTTATGCCCGTGTTATCGACATCTGGAACAAGGCTAAGGATGATGTAACTGACGAATTGATCAAGTCATTTGAACCTGACAATAACATCTTCATGATGTCTGACTCAGGGGCTCGTGGTAACATCTCTAACTTTACCCAACTTGCTGGTATGCGTGGCTTGATGGCTGCGCCTAATGGTAAGATCATGGAATTGCCTATCATCGCTAACTTCCGTGAAGGTTTGTCAGTGTTGGAAATGTTCTTCTCAACTCACGGAGCTCGTAAGGGTATGACTGACACGGCCTTGAAGACGGCCGACTCAGGTTACTTGACGCGTCGTTTGGTTGACGTTGCGCAAGACGTTATCATTCGTGAGATTGACTGTGGTACTGATCGTGGTTTGGATGTTTCCGCAATCATGAACGGTAATGAAGTGATCGAATCATTGTACGACCGTATCTTGGGACGTTATGCTCAAAAGGCAGTTATCGACCCAACTACTGGTGAAGTTATCGTTGCACACAACGGCATGATCGATGAAGATACAGCAAAGCGGATCATCGCTGCCGGCATTACAACGGTTAATATTCGTTCAGCCTTTACTTGTAATACTGAACACGGTGTCTGTGTGTTTGACTATGGTCGTAACTTGGCCACTGGTGACATCGTTGAAGTTGGTGAAGCTGTCGGAACTGTTGCTGCTCAATCAATCGGTGAACCTGGTACACAATTGACAATGCGTAACTTCCACACGGGTGGTGTTGCCGGTGGTGCTGACATCACGATGGGTCTTCCTCGTGTCCAGGAAATCTTTGAAGCTCGTAACCCTAAGGGACGTGCTGAAATTTCTAAGGTCACAGGTGAAGTTGTTTCTATCGAAGAAAACCCAGCTGATCGTACTAAGGAAGTTAAGATTGTTGGTAATGGTGATGAAGAAGTTTACACACTACCAATCAATTCTCGTATGAAGGTTGCTGAAGGTGATCACATTCACCGTGGAACTGAAATTAACGATGGTTCTATCGATCCTAAGGAATTGATTCAAGTGCGTGATACTTTGGCAACTGAAAACTACATTGTGCGTTCAGTACAACAAGTTTACCGTTTACAAGGTATTGAAATTTCTGACAAGCACATCGAAGTTATGGCTCGTCAAATGTTGCGTAAGGTTCGTGTCATGGATCCAGGTGAGACTGATTTGTTGCCTGGTACTTTGATGGATATCGCGCAATTCCGTGACGCCAATAAGGAAACTTTGTTGAACGGTGGTTTGCCTGCAACGGCACGTCCAGTTTTGCTTGGTATCACTAAGGCTTCATTGGAGACGAATTCATTCTTGTCAGCCGCATCCTTCCAAGAGACGACACGTGTCTTGACCGATGCTGCGATCCGTGGAAAGAACGATCCATTGGTTGGTTTGAAGGAGAACGTTATTATCGGTAAGTTGATTCCTGCCGGTACTGGTATGACGGAATACCGTCAAGTTAAGCCAGAAGTTGTAGCTGACCCTGTGGTAGTTGCAACTGAAGAAGGTTCAAAGATCCCTTCAATCGCTGATATTGAAAACTCAATGAACTTGTAA
- a CDS encoding YdcF family protein encodes MISLLIILPVEVLAVGMLYRTIKIEPRTIWLGFWTLAVALMSVLLANSLLFILAKELAWSWLTNGILIAGAAIAGLFLLFSLLFNLYGAYYSWQLWRKRYHTLANLLLPIFMVVFGLLQFYGPFFIKNGPVNLMNLGIIFLANYFFTLFLIFLVGAIVYDHLTRQLDSAYYVVLGAGLIGGHKVSKQLGNRIKLAVDAAKAYVVRHQRYPIIIFSGGKGGNDRPSEAQAMQAYAVEKFGYPVEFTMLEDQSTTTRENMRFSIQKIQAHSQGRVHHFVFFTSEYHVFRAVIQAHFLQIDAHGYGSYTPRHFRFNAFIREYVAMLNMYRRGHAVVIGVTLIVLVMNFIFSLFG; translated from the coding sequence ATGATCAGTCTATTAATCATATTACCGGTTGAAGTGCTCGCCGTGGGCATGCTTTATCGGACAATAAAAATTGAACCACGAACCATTTGGCTAGGATTTTGGACCCTTGCAGTGGCATTGATGAGTGTGTTATTAGCTAATAGTTTGTTGTTCATACTGGCTAAAGAATTAGCTTGGTCGTGGCTTACAAACGGGATACTGATTGCGGGCGCCGCCATAGCCGGTTTGTTTTTACTGTTCTCACTCCTTTTCAATCTGTATGGAGCCTATTATTCATGGCAACTTTGGCGTAAGCGATACCATACACTTGCTAATTTATTATTGCCAATATTTATGGTAGTGTTTGGTTTGTTGCAGTTTTATGGGCCCTTCTTTATCAAAAACGGTCCCGTAAACCTGATGAACTTGGGGATTATCTTTTTAGCAAACTATTTTTTCACGCTGTTTCTTATTTTCCTCGTGGGCGCAATTGTCTATGACCATCTAACTAGACAGTTAGATAGTGCCTACTATGTGGTGCTTGGTGCGGGATTAATTGGCGGCCATAAAGTTAGCAAACAGTTAGGCAACCGGATCAAGTTAGCGGTTGATGCAGCGAAAGCTTACGTTGTGCGCCATCAACGTTACCCTATCATTATCTTTTCTGGTGGTAAAGGGGGTAACGATCGCCCTTCTGAAGCTCAGGCAATGCAGGCCTATGCGGTTGAAAAATTTGGTTATCCAGTCGAATTTACTATGCTTGAAGATCAAAGTACGACGACCCGCGAGAATATGCGGTTTAGTATTCAGAAAATTCAGGCACATAGCCAAGGTAGGGTGCACCATTTTGTCTTCTTTACGAGTGAATATCATGTTTTCCGGGCCGTCATCCAAGCGCATTTTTTGCAGATTGACGCGCACGGCTATGGCAGTTATACCCCACGGCATTTCAGGTTTAACGCGTTTATTCGTGAATATGTTGCCATGCTTAATATGTATCGGCGGGGGCATGCCGTTGTGATCGGGGTAACACTAATAGTATTGGTCATGAATTTCATCTTTAGTCTGTTCGGCTAG
- a CDS encoding phosphodiester glycosidase family protein, which produces MKRAMTVIVTIVVFLGIIGAGGYYAYNKFFGTTAESANSTNAIKTKSKTADAKAGITLNNDGTEWVQVVSTGKVNKKVQDLSTADLVIYRIHNPKILKTVTSLTTAPQSMDTMMAKYPKSLIMNTSGFNMQTYAPIGLQINRGTLISDWSSGSYGRNAFVVNKDGSTKLYSDATSAQTIINNGGEMSFSFGSIVIKNGKTYANDGSLNWKYHSLIGTDLNNNIYLIVTLHAVTYPKVMAQLADLNLQNLIIMDGGGSSQLSYNGDEKWASEDDRSVPDFIVLK; this is translated from the coding sequence ATGAAGCGTGCGATGACAGTTATCGTAACGATCGTGGTTTTTCTAGGAATCATTGGCGCAGGTGGTTATTACGCCTACAACAAGTTCTTTGGTACAACCGCAGAATCTGCTAATAGTACTAATGCGATTAAAACAAAAAGTAAGACGGCAGATGCAAAAGCTGGCATTACCTTGAACAATGACGGTACCGAGTGGGTACAAGTTGTTTCAACTGGTAAGGTTAACAAGAAAGTGCAGGACTTGTCGACGGCAGATTTGGTTATCTACCGCATTCACAATCCTAAAATTTTAAAGACCGTGACATCGCTGACGACCGCACCGCAGAGTATGGATACAATGATGGCTAAGTATCCTAAGTCATTGATTATGAATACGTCTGGGTTCAACATGCAAACCTATGCGCCGATCGGGTTGCAAATTAATCGTGGCACGCTAATCAGTGATTGGTCATCGGGCAGCTATGGACGTAATGCCTTTGTGGTCAACAAAGATGGCTCAACTAAGCTCTATAGTGATGCAACTTCTGCCCAAACCATTATTAACAATGGTGGTGAAATGAGTTTTAGTTTTGGGTCGATTGTTATTAAAAATGGTAAAACTTACGCGAATGATGGTAGTTTGAACTGGAAGTATCATAGTTTGATTGGTACGGATTTGAATAATAATATTTATTTGATTGTGACCTTACATGCAGTTACCTATCCAAAAGTAATGGCGCAATTAGCGGATTTAAATCTACAAAACTTGATCATCATGGATGGTGGTGGCTCATCGCAATTATCATATAATGGTGATGAGAAGTGGGCGAGTGAAGATGATCGATCAGTACCCGATTTCATCGTACTAAAATAA
- a CDS encoding LCP family protein, which translates to MNSEQYTSRSHRTTFKPKKSHSTLKTVLTTLGVLLAVVAIALGALGFKVYSDAKTAVNAAQDPKASSISVTTADFANKDPFTTLIVGTDTVAGQKVATTIVLAAINPTTKKTTFLNIAPDIIMSDEKTTFAQFYREQGLQATINKLQSLFNVKINKYALLDMNMLGSLTQATGGVAVENATTFSADGYSFNVGTLNLKTTAKTNAYLDYRETDTEDSFLTRQQGVGMALLDNLKQPKILVTHYSAILDTLSANVKTNITFADSRTIARNYYQALQTTTKINLHTNTDKSTGVAIKSLNTTKAAKAGQTFNEALAN; encoded by the coding sequence ATGAATTCAGAACAATATACTTCACGCAGTCATCGTACGACGTTCAAACCCAAGAAGTCGCACAGCACTTTGAAAACGGTGCTGACCACTCTGGGGGTACTCCTCGCTGTGGTCGCAATCGCTCTGGGTGCCCTTGGTTTCAAGGTATACAGCGATGCTAAGACGGCCGTTAACGCTGCCCAAGATCCTAAGGCGAGCTCCATTTCAGTCACCACAGCTGACTTTGCGAACAAAGATCCGTTTACAACCCTGATCGTCGGTACTGACACAGTTGCCGGTCAGAAAGTAGCCACGACCATTGTCTTAGCGGCTATCAACCCAACAACGAAAAAAACCACCTTCTTAAATATCGCGCCGGACATTATCATGAGTGATGAAAAAACAACTTTTGCCCAATTCTATCGTGAGCAAGGGTTGCAAGCAACCATCAATAAATTGCAATCCCTGTTTAATGTCAAAATTAATAAATACGCGCTGCTTGATATGAATATGTTAGGTAGCTTGACACAAGCAACTGGCGGAGTTGCAGTGGAAAATGCTACGACATTTTCAGCTGATGGCTACTCATTTAATGTGGGTACTTTAAACCTGAAGACAACAGCCAAAACAAACGCCTATCTTGATTATCGTGAGACGGATACGGAAGACAGTTTCTTGACCCGTCAGCAGGGTGTGGGGATGGCATTGCTGGATAATTTGAAGCAACCTAAAATCTTAGTGACCCATTACTCAGCCATCTTAGACACTCTGAGTGCCAATGTGAAGACCAATATTACGTTTGCTGATAGCCGAACAATTGCTCGAAATTACTATCAAGCACTGCAAACGACGACTAAAATCAATCTTCACACCAACACTGATAAGAGTACCGGTGTGGCGATTAAGTCGTTAAATACCACTAAAGCTGCCAAAGCCGGTCAGACATTTAACGAAGCGCTAGCCAATTAG